The following are from one region of the Georgenia sp. M64 genome:
- a CDS encoding ABC transporter ATP-binding protein — MASDVVLELKGIEAGYGKAALVLRGLSVEVPRGTVVCLVGPNGAGKSTVLKVASGLLKPRAGSVVLNGKDMTGSGPQTLLRAGLSHVLQGHSVFPEMTVEENVMLGGYTSADRAALSERAAFVKEVFPVVAERWGAAAGLLSGGQQKQVEFARALMVSPDVVLLDEPSMGLDPKRTTTVFEQVARMRDAGVAVLLVEQNARRALEMADIGCVLDLGTVFATGPARELLADPKLSDLYLGGRPAA; from the coding sequence TTGGCGTCTGACGTCGTCCTCGAGCTCAAGGGGATCGAGGCCGGGTACGGCAAGGCCGCCCTCGTGCTGCGCGGGCTGTCGGTCGAGGTGCCGCGCGGCACGGTCGTGTGCCTCGTCGGTCCCAACGGCGCCGGCAAGTCCACCGTGCTCAAGGTCGCCAGCGGGCTGCTCAAGCCCCGGGCCGGGTCCGTCGTCCTCAACGGCAAGGACATGACCGGCTCCGGGCCGCAGACCCTCCTGCGCGCCGGGCTGTCGCACGTCCTGCAGGGGCACAGCGTCTTCCCCGAGATGACGGTGGAGGAGAACGTCATGCTCGGCGGCTACACCTCCGCCGACCGGGCGGCGCTGTCCGAGCGGGCCGCCTTCGTCAAGGAGGTCTTCCCGGTCGTGGCCGAGCGGTGGGGCGCCGCCGCGGGGCTGCTCTCCGGCGGTCAGCAGAAGCAGGTGGAGTTCGCCCGGGCGCTCATGGTCAGCCCCGACGTCGTCCTCCTCGACGAGCCCTCGATGGGCCTGGACCCCAAGCGGACGACGACGGTGTTCGAGCAGGTCGCCCGCATGCGCGACGCGGGCGTCGCCGTGCTGCTCGTCGAGCAGAACGCCCGACGCGCGCTCGAGATGGCCGACATCGGCTGCGTCCTCGACCTCGGCACCGTCTTCGCGACCGGGCCCGCCCGCGAGCTGCTGGCCGATCCCAAGCTGAGCGACCTCTACCTCGGCGGCCGGCCCGCCGCGTGA
- a CDS encoding TfoX/Sxy family protein, with protein MQMPRPTEEDKARFRDLVPDDPRVEVRPMFGNLGAFLGGHMFAGLFGSDVGVKLPEADLTALRERGARGFGPEERPMGGYVTVPDDADARDLVAQAAEYVATLPPKAPKAPKAPKAPKAPRNPEVPKK; from the coding sequence GTGCAGATGCCCAGGCCGACCGAGGAGGACAAGGCGCGATTCCGCGACCTGGTGCCCGACGACCCCCGCGTGGAGGTCCGGCCCATGTTCGGCAATCTCGGGGCGTTCCTCGGCGGGCACATGTTCGCCGGTCTCTTCGGCTCCGACGTCGGCGTGAAGTTGCCGGAGGCGGACCTGACGGCGCTGCGCGAGAGGGGCGCTCGCGGGTTCGGCCCCGAGGAGCGGCCGATGGGCGGGTACGTCACGGTCCCCGACGACGCCGACGCCCGCGACCTGGTCGCTCAGGCGGCGGAGTACGTGGCCACCTTGCCACCGAAGGCACCGAAGGCACCGAAGGCACCGAAGGCACCGAAGGCACCGAGGAATCCGGAGGTGCCGAAGAAGTAG
- a CDS encoding ABC transporter ATP-binding protein, whose product MTVLEMHDVHKHYRGAIALDGLDLAVERGEIVAVLGPNGAGKTTAFELFLGLVRPTSGSVSVLGRAPGGPVRGRVGAMLQSAGLPEQVTVRELVRLVGRSYPRALATDDVLARTALTRRADRTVTTLSGGERQRLLLALALVGAPEVLLLDEPTAAMDVASRRTFWDQARASVADGATILFATHDLTEAATVADRVLVVSAGRLVADTTADELTRHGSEDLEEVFLTLTAERSSAADEGDDR is encoded by the coding sequence ATGACCGTTCTCGAGATGCACGACGTGCACAAGCACTACCGCGGCGCGATCGCCCTGGACGGGCTGGACCTGGCGGTCGAGCGGGGCGAGATCGTGGCCGTCCTCGGCCCCAACGGCGCGGGCAAGACGACAGCGTTCGAGCTGTTCCTCGGGCTGGTCCGGCCGACGTCGGGCTCGGTGTCGGTGCTCGGCCGGGCGCCGGGCGGGCCGGTGCGCGGGCGCGTCGGGGCGATGCTGCAGTCGGCCGGGCTGCCCGAGCAGGTGACCGTGCGCGAGCTCGTCCGCCTCGTCGGGCGCAGCTACCCGCGCGCCCTTGCCACCGACGACGTGCTCGCCCGCACGGCCCTGACCAGGCGGGCGGACCGGACCGTGACGACGCTGTCCGGTGGGGAGCGCCAACGGCTCCTGCTCGCGCTCGCCCTGGTCGGGGCCCCGGAGGTCCTGCTCCTGGACGAGCCCACCGCCGCGATGGACGTCGCCTCGCGCCGCACGTTCTGGGACCAGGCCCGCGCGAGCGTGGCCGACGGCGCCACGATCCTGTTCGCCACCCACGACCTCACCGAGGCGGCGACGGTCGCCGACCGGGTGCTCGTCGTCAGCGCCGGGCGGCTCGTCGCCGACACGACGGCGGACGAGCTCACCCGCCACGGCAGCGAGGACCTCGAGGAGGTCTTCCTCACCCTCACCGCGGAGCGATCCTCCGCCGCCGACGAAGGAGACGACCGATGA
- a CDS encoding MFS transporter: MRRTIRQLQAVTFLSSFDRMLIAPVLPLVAADLGVSVEVAAGAATAYFVGYGVMQVGWGVVSDRFGRVPTVRLALAIAGVLATASFLVPSFALLVLLRGLTGAALAAVVPGALVYLGDAVDAARRHGLLTDVMRAMALGTALAAVVAAVLGDALGWRAALALPGVLALVVVWWTRTMPEPAGVAGGTDRTAFGAVARDGRARALLAVAFVEGALMLGVLPLLPALLQVQGMSVTLSGVVVAGYGVGVVVLARVVKGMSARVGPARLMAAGAVMTVASSLVLALDRSGIGVLVAAVLLAGGWAFFHSTLQNWVTETLPRARATMVSLFATALFVGSAAGTAAASAALGAGAMTGYLVGAAAVMTVLGAAVVRARLRWR; encoded by the coding sequence GTGCGCAGGACCATCCGGCAGCTCCAGGCCGTCACCTTCCTCAGCTCCTTCGACCGGATGCTCATCGCCCCGGTCCTCCCGCTCGTCGCCGCCGACCTCGGCGTCTCCGTCGAGGTGGCGGCGGGCGCCGCGACGGCGTACTTCGTGGGGTACGGCGTCATGCAGGTGGGGTGGGGGGTGGTCTCGGACCGGTTCGGCCGGGTCCCGACCGTTCGTCTCGCCCTGGCGATCGCCGGGGTGCTCGCCACCGCGTCGTTCCTCGTGCCGTCCTTCGCCCTCCTCGTCCTCCTGCGGGGCCTGACCGGGGCCGCCCTGGCCGCGGTGGTCCCCGGCGCGCTGGTCTACCTCGGGGACGCCGTCGACGCCGCGCGCCGGCACGGCCTGCTCACCGACGTCATGCGCGCGATGGCGCTCGGCACGGCTCTCGCGGCGGTGGTGGCCGCGGTCCTCGGCGACGCGCTCGGGTGGCGGGCGGCGCTGGCGCTGCCCGGAGTCCTCGCCCTGGTGGTCGTGTGGTGGACCCGGACGATGCCGGAGCCGGCGGGTGTGGCGGGCGGGACCGACCGGACGGCCTTCGGGGCCGTCGCCCGGGACGGCCGTGCCCGCGCCCTCCTCGCCGTCGCGTTCGTCGAGGGCGCGCTCATGCTCGGCGTCCTGCCGCTCCTGCCGGCCCTGCTGCAGGTGCAGGGGATGTCCGTGACGCTCTCCGGCGTCGTCGTCGCCGGCTACGGGGTGGGCGTGGTCGTCCTCGCCCGGGTGGTGAAGGGGATGAGCGCCCGGGTCGGTCCCGCACGCCTCATGGCGGCCGGTGCGGTGATGACCGTGGCGTCGTCGCTCGTGCTCGCGCTCGACCGGTCCGGGATCGGCGTCCTCGTGGCTGCCGTCCTGCTCGCCGGCGGCTGGGCCTTCTTCCACTCGACCCTGCAGAACTGGGTGACGGAGACGCTCCCGAGGGCCCGGGCGACCATGGTGAGCCTGTTCGCCACCGCCCTGTTCGTGGGCAGCGCGGCGGGGACGGCAGCCGCGTCCGCGGCCCTCGGCGCCGGGGCCATGACGGGCTACCTCGTGGGTGCGGCCGCGGTGATGACGGTCCTGGGCGCCGCCGTCGTGCGGGCGCGGTTGCGGTGGCGCTGA
- a CDS encoding branched-chain amino acid ABC transporter permease — MLSVSDRRAARTGDREGHGRGLAGLAGRGGRTGRAGRDRRRDLLVIAVVGAVLALWPFLAPNPYMLSAGVIVLNYAVFATGWNLMGGFTGYISLGHTAFFGLGAYGTALLVINVGMPSFVALVVAALGTLVIAVPVGFAALRVRGASFVIVTIALVLVLQLVFQSWHTVTGGSNGLVVPRPFPDLLRPEHHRAFYFIFLGLLVLALVLWALVNHSRFGAGLKAVREDEDKAESLGIPTATLKLVAFTLSALVVALAGGLYGLWFGDLDPIFQFDVVLSAQIVLMALLGGTRYLFGPLLGAVVIGVALEYFVLNYGQTQFHLVATGLLLAIVVLFLPDGVLTGAQQLVGRFRPQATSIRELSAEQLRAEQTATATGRAPVPSTADPTATSTGEPTGRRAAPADPTDEQERTR, encoded by the coding sequence TTGCTCAGCGTTTCTGACCGCCGCGCCGCCCGCACGGGCGACCGCGAGGGGCACGGGCGCGGCCTCGCCGGCCTCGCCGGACGTGGTGGGCGCACCGGACGGGCCGGCCGCGACCGCCGCCGCGACCTGCTCGTCATCGCCGTCGTCGGTGCCGTGCTGGCCCTGTGGCCGTTCCTCGCGCCGAACCCCTACATGCTCAGCGCCGGCGTCATCGTGCTCAACTACGCCGTCTTCGCCACCGGCTGGAACCTCATGGGCGGGTTCACCGGGTACATCTCGCTCGGCCACACGGCGTTCTTCGGGCTGGGTGCCTACGGCACGGCGCTGCTCGTCATCAACGTCGGGATGCCCAGCTTCGTCGCCCTGGTGGTCGCGGCGCTCGGGACCCTCGTCATCGCCGTCCCGGTGGGCTTCGCCGCGCTGCGGGTGCGAGGCGCCTCGTTCGTCATCGTGACGATCGCGCTCGTCCTGGTGCTCCAGCTCGTCTTCCAGAGCTGGCACACGGTGACCGGCGGCTCCAACGGCCTGGTGGTGCCGCGGCCGTTCCCCGACCTGCTGCGCCCCGAGCACCACCGGGCGTTCTACTTCATCTTCCTCGGCCTGCTCGTCCTGGCCCTCGTGCTGTGGGCGCTGGTCAACCACTCGCGCTTCGGCGCCGGTCTCAAGGCCGTGCGCGAGGACGAGGACAAGGCCGAGTCGCTCGGCATCCCCACCGCGACCCTCAAGCTCGTCGCGTTCACCCTCTCGGCGCTCGTCGTGGCGCTGGCGGGCGGGCTGTACGGGCTGTGGTTCGGCGACCTCGACCCGATCTTCCAGTTCGACGTCGTCCTCTCCGCGCAGATCGTGCTCATGGCGCTCCTCGGTGGCACCCGGTACCTCTTCGGGCCGCTGCTCGGCGCCGTCGTCATCGGCGTCGCGCTGGAGTACTTCGTCCTCAACTACGGCCAGACCCAGTTCCACCTCGTCGCCACGGGCCTGCTGCTGGCGATCGTCGTGCTGTTCCTGCCCGACGGCGTCCTCACCGGCGCCCAGCAGCTCGTCGGGCGGTTCCGGCCCCAGGCCACCTCGATCCGCGAGCTCTCCGCCGAGCAGCTGCGGGCCGAGCAGACGGCGACGGCGACCGGCCGGGCCCCGGTCCCCTCCACCGCCGACCCCACGGCCACCTCGACGGGCGAGCCGACCGGCAGGCGCGCGGCCCCGGCTGACCCCACGGACGAGCAGGAGCGCACCCGATGA
- a CDS encoding branched-chain amino acid ABC transporter permease: protein MVSGTLLFQSLILGLLLGGLYALLAAGLTLYFGIMRVVMLAHSAFIILSAYIAWRFSTATGLDPMLSLLATVPAFFAIGYLMQRFLLSRLRPATMTMMSVLLTFAIALIVEGLLGMVFSGTQRRINLPYGASSIELLTARIPVVQVISFALAGVSLLALFAVLKYTRFGRALRATIQHPQAAQLVGIDTNRTAGFGFGLGLATAAVGGAALSLQATIYPSLHWHWIGPLMAIIVVGGLGSIPGAAIAALLLGVLRVMLELPLGPTWAQTIFYLALFATLMVRPQGFFGGRLAQRF, encoded by the coding sequence GTGGTCTCAGGCACTCTCCTCTTCCAGAGCCTGATCCTGGGCCTGCTGCTGGGAGGGCTCTACGCCCTCCTGGCAGCGGGTCTGACCCTGTACTTCGGGATCATGCGGGTGGTGATGCTCGCGCACTCGGCGTTCATCATCCTCTCGGCCTACATCGCGTGGCGGTTCTCCACCGCCACCGGGCTGGACCCGATGCTCTCGCTGCTGGCCACCGTGCCGGCGTTCTTCGCCATCGGCTACCTCATGCAGCGCTTCCTGCTGTCCCGGCTGCGGCCGGCGACGATGACGATGATGTCGGTGCTCCTCACCTTCGCCATCGCGCTCATCGTCGAGGGCCTGCTCGGCATGGTCTTCTCCGGCACCCAGCGCCGGATCAACCTGCCCTACGGCGCCTCGAGCATCGAGCTGCTCACCGCCCGCATCCCCGTGGTGCAGGTGATCTCGTTCGCGCTGGCGGGGGTGAGCCTCCTCGCGCTGTTCGCGGTGCTCAAGTACACCCGCTTCGGCCGGGCGCTGCGCGCGACCATCCAGCACCCGCAGGCCGCGCAGCTCGTGGGCATCGACACCAACCGGACCGCCGGCTTCGGCTTCGGTCTCGGCCTGGCCACGGCCGCCGTCGGCGGCGCCGCGCTGTCCCTCCAGGCGACGATCTACCCCTCGCTGCACTGGCACTGGATCGGCCCGCTCATGGCGATCATCGTCGTCGGCGGGCTCGGCTCGATCCCCGGCGCCGCGATCGCCGCGCTCCTGCTCGGCGTGCTGCGCGTGATGCTCGAGCTGCCCCTGGGCCCCACGTGGGCGCAGACCATCTTCTACCTCGCCCTGTTCGCCACGCTCATGGTGCGGCCGCAGGGGTTCTTCGGAGGCCGTCTTGCTCAGCGTTTCTGA
- a CDS encoding GPP34 family phosphoprotein yields MLLAEDLVLLLTDDKTGKPLVDQLRRDLVLAGAVVHELTALGRLRVTDRDEEQRPGRLVVADASPTGDDLLDATLQRLAGRKPEKPKNALDGIGKGLHQRVLERLAARGILRLEVDRVLGVFPRTAWPAVDSTHEDGVRKGLSDVLVVGRAPTPYELTLIALLDAVGQVPTVLPGSDVSRRELRRRARAVAEDGGFAATAVRKALDDAIAATTVVATQ; encoded by the coding sequence GTGCTGCTGGCTGAGGATCTGGTGCTCCTGCTCACCGACGACAAGACCGGGAAGCCGCTGGTCGACCAGCTCCGCCGGGACCTCGTGCTCGCGGGCGCCGTCGTCCACGAGCTGACCGCGCTCGGCAGGCTCCGGGTGACGGACCGGGACGAGGAGCAGCGCCCCGGCCGGCTCGTCGTCGCCGACGCCTCGCCCACCGGGGACGACCTCCTCGACGCCACGCTCCAGCGCCTCGCCGGCCGCAAGCCCGAGAAGCCGAAGAACGCCCTCGACGGCATCGGCAAGGGCCTGCACCAGCGGGTCCTCGAGCGCCTCGCCGCACGAGGGATCCTCCGGCTCGAGGTGGACAGGGTGCTCGGCGTCTTCCCGAGGACCGCGTGGCCGGCGGTCGACTCCACCCACGAGGACGGCGTGCGAAAGGGCCTCAGCGACGTGCTCGTCGTGGGCCGTGCCCCCACTCCGTACGAGCTGACCCTCATCGCGCTCCTCGACGCCGTGGGCCAGGTGCCCACCGTCCTACCGGGCAGCGACGTGAGCAGGCGCGAGCTGCGCCGCCGGGCGCGGGCGGTCGCCGAGGACGGCGGCTTCGCCGCCACGGCGGTGCGGAAGGCGCTCGACGACGCGATCGCCGCCACGACCGTCGTCGCCACCCAGTAG
- a CDS encoding SGNH/GDSL hydrolase family protein: MPRTFLRRAVSLLAAGSAAVGLALAGASATAAKPLEPAGPPQVDHVNLGDSYSAAFGTGGVALTSLQTVAPGVSLPCFQGAGPDHVSALDGHPRVTLVADAACGGATTADIRTIVQSVPAVQAGLTEAELVSLTLGGNDVAWVETLVQCSAFADLAEVACDVLVGTAPMRIAGAAASAGQTIATVDAATDGTIVVLGYPHLVEPTGLTLPNGVVLMTAERAVEINALTDALNAALKAAVESQGATFVDVTDRFAGHGLGSADPWIALDLQNPTDPNNLHPTVDGYLEGYRPALMSEVSIGRLGR; encoded by the coding sequence ATGCCCAGAACGTTCCTCCGCCGTGCAGTCTCGCTCCTCGCGGCCGGATCGGCCGCCGTCGGGCTGGCCCTCGCGGGTGCCTCGGCCACCGCCGCGAAGCCGTTGGAGCCGGCGGGACCCCCGCAGGTGGACCACGTCAACCTCGGCGACTCGTACTCGGCGGCGTTCGGCACCGGGGGAGTCGCTTTGACGTCGCTGCAGACCGTCGCTCCCGGTGTCTCCCTTCCCTGCTTCCAGGGCGCGGGACCCGACCACGTCAGCGCGCTCGACGGCCATCCGCGCGTCACCCTGGTGGCCGACGCGGCCTGCGGGGGAGCGACGACGGCGGACATCCGCACGATCGTGCAGTCCGTGCCGGCCGTCCAGGCAGGGCTCACGGAGGCCGAGCTCGTCAGCCTCACCCTGGGCGGGAACGACGTGGCCTGGGTGGAGACGCTCGTCCAGTGCTCCGCGTTCGCGGATCTCGCCGAGGTAGCGTGCGACGTGCTGGTGGGCACTGCACCGATGCGCATCGCCGGGGCGGCGGCCTCCGCGGGTCAGACGATCGCGACGGTCGACGCCGCGACGGACGGCACGATCGTCGTCCTCGGCTACCCCCACCTCGTCGAGCCGACCGGCCTGACGCTGCCGAACGGCGTCGTCCTCATGACGGCGGAGCGCGCCGTGGAGATCAACGCGCTCACCGATGCGCTCAACGCCGCGCTCAAGGCGGCGGTGGAGTCCCAGGGAGCGACCTTCGTCGACGTCACCGACCGCTTCGCCGGCCACGGTCTCGGTTCGGCCGACCCGTGGATCGCTCTCGACCTGCAGAACCCCACCGACCCGAACAACCTCCACCCGACGGTCGACGGCTACCTCGAGGGCTACCGCCCCGCGCTCATGAGCGAGGTGAGCATCGGCCGGCTGGGGCGCTGA
- a CDS encoding TIGR01777 family oxidoreductase: MAHIEHSTALPYPRERVFAWFERPGALVRLTPPFAGSVLSEPDEGLRDGSEARLAVGAPGVLGTGLGALATALPLPSALPGWLRRGQLESTGRHDSYDPPRGFRVTTTGPFGRIVHEHRFVESGGGTVLHESVDVVAPRESDLVAGTLVPTLRRVLEYRAVQLRDDLAFHAAHADAGSRTIAVAGASGLIGTQLCALLSGGGHRVLRLVRRPAETSDEISWDPAAGRLDPEALRDVDAVVNLAGRSIGGRFTAAAKDEILTSRAEGTLLIARALADLAGDGRRRAFVCASGIGYYGTDPHGDGDDAPLTEESPSGSGFLALVCREWEAATEPAEKAGVRVVNVRTGLVQSPAEGSLSRLLPLFAVGLGGPLDREQWQSWISADDVVSVYAHAVLTDDLAGPLNAVGPEPVQGAEYARTLGKVLHRPALVPVPSFGPRLVVGTEGAQELAYASQRVSSDRLEASGFTFRHRTLGAALRLVLP, from the coding sequence GTGGCCCACATCGAGCACAGCACCGCGTTGCCCTACCCGCGTGAGCGGGTCTTCGCCTGGTTCGAGCGGCCCGGTGCGCTCGTCCGGCTGACGCCGCCCTTCGCCGGGTCCGTGCTCTCCGAGCCCGACGAGGGTCTGCGTGACGGCTCCGAGGCCCGCCTCGCGGTCGGCGCGCCCGGTGTGCTGGGGACCGGACTGGGCGCCCTGGCCACGGCCCTGCCGTTGCCGTCTGCCCTGCCCGGGTGGCTGCGCCGGGGGCAGCTCGAGTCCACCGGCCGCCACGACTCCTACGACCCCCCGCGGGGTTTCCGCGTGACGACGACCGGTCCGTTCGGCCGGATCGTCCACGAGCACCGCTTCGTCGAGTCCGGCGGGGGGACGGTGCTGCACGAGAGCGTCGACGTCGTCGCACCGCGGGAGAGCGACCTCGTCGCGGGGACGCTCGTGCCCACGCTGCGGCGGGTGCTGGAGTACCGGGCCGTCCAGCTGCGTGACGACCTGGCCTTCCACGCCGCCCACGCCGACGCCGGGTCCCGCACGATCGCCGTCGCCGGCGCGTCGGGGCTCATCGGCACCCAGCTGTGCGCGCTGCTCTCCGGCGGTGGGCACCGGGTGCTCCGCCTCGTGCGCCGGCCCGCCGAGACGTCCGACGAGATCAGCTGGGACCCGGCCGCGGGCCGGCTCGACCCCGAGGCCCTGCGGGACGTGGACGCGGTCGTCAACCTCGCCGGTCGCAGCATCGGCGGACGGTTCACCGCGGCCGCCAAGGACGAGATCCTCACGAGCCGCGCCGAGGGCACGCTGCTCATCGCGCGGGCGCTCGCGGACCTCGCCGGGGACGGCCGGCGACGGGCGTTCGTCTGCGCGTCGGGCATCGGGTACTACGGGACCGACCCGCACGGCGACGGCGACGACGCGCCCCTGACGGAGGAGTCGCCGTCGGGATCGGGGTTCCTCGCGCTGGTGTGCCGGGAGTGGGAGGCCGCCACCGAACCGGCGGAGAAGGCCGGCGTCCGCGTGGTCAACGTGCGCACCGGACTGGTGCAGAGCCCGGCGGAGGGGTCGTTGTCGCGGCTGCTCCCGCTGTTCGCCGTCGGCCTCGGTGGCCCGCTCGACCGGGAGCAGTGGCAGAGCTGGATCTCGGCCGACGACGTCGTGTCGGTGTACGCGCACGCGGTGCTCACCGACGACCTCGCCGGGCCGCTCAACGCCGTCGGGCCGGAGCCGGTGCAGGGCGCGGAGTACGCGCGCACCCTCGGGAAGGTGCTGCACCGGCCCGCGTTGGTGCCCGTGCCGTCGTTCGGGCCCCGGCTCGTGGTGGGCACCGAGGGGGCGCAGGAGCTGGCGTACGCGAGCCAGCGGGTGTCCAGCGACCGGCTCGAGGCGTCCGGCTTCACCTTCCGGCACCGCACGCTCGGGGCGGCACTGCGGCTCGTGCTGCCGTAG
- a CDS encoding ABC transporter ATP-binding protein, giving the protein MTPAPAGSAVGTTILRTERLTKSFGGVHAVSDASVTFLDGKINGLIGPNGSGKTTFFNCVTGMIKPDSGKVYLHDKEITRWAPHKIARAGLGRSFQLCRTFPRMTVLENMLVAVQPHSLADYLGGSHSPETVERARRMLARVGIDHLETAEARDLSYGQQKLLELGSTLMSDPPFVMLDEPAGGVNPSLIERIAVLIRELNAEGTTFLIVEHNMELIMKLCDHIVVFDRGAPIATGTPDIIQSDPRVLEAYLGV; this is encoded by the coding sequence ATGACCCCCGCACCGGCCGGCTCCGCCGTCGGCACGACCATCCTGCGCACCGAGCGGCTGACGAAGTCCTTCGGCGGCGTCCACGCCGTCAGCGACGCCTCGGTGACCTTCCTCGACGGGAAGATCAACGGGCTCATCGGGCCCAACGGCTCGGGCAAGACGACCTTCTTCAACTGCGTGACCGGGATGATCAAGCCCGACTCGGGCAAGGTCTACCTCCACGACAAGGAGATCACCCGCTGGGCGCCGCACAAGATCGCCCGGGCCGGGCTCGGGCGGAGCTTCCAGCTGTGCCGGACCTTCCCACGGATGACCGTGCTGGAGAACATGCTCGTCGCCGTCCAGCCGCACTCGCTCGCGGACTACCTCGGCGGGAGCCACTCGCCGGAGACGGTCGAGCGGGCGCGGCGGATGCTGGCCCGGGTGGGCATCGACCACCTCGAGACGGCGGAGGCACGCGACCTCTCCTACGGCCAGCAGAAGCTCCTCGAGCTGGGCTCGACCCTCATGTCGGACCCGCCGTTCGTCATGCTCGACGAGCCCGCCGGCGGGGTGAACCCCTCGCTCATCGAGCGGATCGCCGTCCTCATCCGCGAGCTCAACGCGGAGGGCACCACCTTCCTCATCGTCGAGCACAACATGGAGCTCATCATGAAGCTGTGCGACCACATCGTCGTCTTCGACCGTGGCGCGCCGATCGCCACCGGGACGCCGGACATCATCCAGTCCGACCCGCGAGTGCTGGAGGCCTACCTTGGCGTCTGA
- a CDS encoding ABC transporter permease: MTTAPRPVHNPTSRAPRTGDARTTAQAGRRPNGGPVGLVALAALTQLHASLRTPEFAVGAVGVPLLLYAMFGLTNASAVLPGGTSVGLAMLVSMSAYGVVSLAIFTFGEDVAKERGRGWTRTLRATPLPTSVHLAAKIADALVLAVVVVAAMSVLAATAAGVSMPATTWLALGATMVSGVLLFSTLGFAIAFVARPRAAAVIANLVFLPLSFASGFFAPLSDLPEVLRDVAAFLPTFHFGQLAYGVAMPAADVEAWTAAAGRPVWVHLAWVLGSAIALGALALWAARRESVTRRG; the protein is encoded by the coding sequence ATGACCACCGCCCCCCGCCCCGTCCACAACCCGACGTCGCGCGCCCCGCGCACCGGCGACGCCCGAACCACCGCACAGGCGGGCCGACGGCCCAACGGCGGACCTGTCGGCCTCGTGGCGCTCGCCGCCCTCACCCAGCTGCACGCCAGCCTCCGCACGCCCGAGTTCGCCGTCGGCGCGGTCGGTGTGCCTCTCCTGCTCTACGCGATGTTCGGGCTGACCAACGCCTCGGCCGTCCTGCCCGGCGGGACGTCGGTCGGGCTGGCGATGCTCGTCTCGATGAGCGCGTACGGCGTGGTGTCGCTGGCGATCTTCACCTTCGGCGAGGACGTCGCGAAGGAGCGCGGCCGCGGCTGGACGCGCACCCTGCGCGCGACGCCGCTGCCGACGAGCGTCCACCTCGCGGCGAAGATCGCCGACGCGCTCGTGCTCGCCGTCGTCGTCGTCGCCGCGATGAGCGTCCTCGCCGCCACCGCGGCCGGGGTCTCCATGCCGGCGACGACGTGGCTGGCGCTCGGCGCGACGATGGTCTCCGGGGTGCTGCTCTTCTCCACCCTGGGCTTCGCCATCGCGTTCGTCGCCCGGCCGCGGGCGGCGGCCGTCATCGCGAACCTCGTGTTCCTGCCGCTGTCGTTCGCCTCGGGCTTCTTCGCCCCGCTGAGCGACCTCCCCGAGGTGCTGCGCGACGTCGCCGCGTTCCTGCCGACGTTCCACTTCGGACAGCTCGCCTACGGCGTGGCCATGCCGGCAGCCGACGTCGAGGCCTGGACCGCGGCGGCCGGCCGGCCGGTGTGGGTGCACCTCGCCTGGGTGCTCGGATCGGCGATCGCACTCGGGGCGCTCGCTCTGTGGGCGGCGCGCCGGGAGAGCGTCACTCGCCGCGGTTGA